The Daucus carota subsp. sativus chromosome 2, DH1 v3.0, whole genome shotgun sequence genome includes a window with the following:
- the LOC108207707 gene encoding arabinogalactan O-methyltransferase 2 translates to MKWFLLLNEAGNMPPQNYSPNPQLSLLLTSPPQLKTKTGWKYSQPMGVTSKKLIKTLVFVLITISLLRLLWITIRTTFISTQIAFMPPALVNACSSPHVCNKTTQHRQSPSTQPPSFSNVSGLTDKEFHFLSHLISHKAPCNILIFGLEHQYLAVASLLNAGGTTIFLEDNPSKLRDANTYAKNITVKEVRYQTYAKDAYKLLKHARTNPRCALNSGLHDMPRCKLTLEELPKEVYKLNWDVVIVDGPSGEGPESPGRMATIYTASVLARRGNMTNVIVHDVDRMIEKWFSWEFFCEENLVSSKGRFWNFHIAKEVNSTRFCNA, encoded by the coding sequence ATGAAGTGGTTCTTACTGCTGAATGAAGCAGGCAATATGCCTCCACAAAACTACTCTCCCAATCCTCAATTATCGCTTCTTCTCACCTCTCCGCCACAACTCAAAACAAAAACAGGTTGGAAATATAGTCAACCAATGGGCGTTACTAGCAAGAAATTGATCAAAACCTTAGTTTTTGTATTGATAACCATTTCACTTCTCAGACTTCTATGGATCACTATTCGTACTACATTTATTTCTACACAGATTGCTTTCATGCCTCCTGCTCTTGTGAATGCATGTTCCTCTCCTCATGTTTGTAATAAGACTACACAACACAGACAAAGCCCATCAACTCAACCTCCCTCATTTTCCAATGTCAGTGGCCTCACGGACAAAGAATTCCACTTCCTTTCTCATCTCATTTCTCACAAGGCTCCCTGCAACATTCTGATCTTTGGGCTTGAACACCAGTACCTTGCAGTAGCCTCGTTACTCAATGCAGGAGGCACCACTATTTTCCTTGAAGATAACCCCAGCAAGCTAAGGGATGCAAATACATATGCCAAAAATATTACAGTCAAAGAGGTAAGGTATCAGACATATGCCAAAGATGCTTACAAATTGCTTAAGCACGCAAGAACAAACCCACGCTGTGCTCTAAACTCAGGGTTACATGACATGCCAAGGTGCAAGCTAACATTAGAAGAGCTTCCAAAGGAAGTATATAAGCTGAATTGGGATGTTGTCATAGTCGATGGACCAAGTGGGGAGGGACCAGAATCACCAGGAAGAATGGCTACCATCTATACTGCAAGTGTACTAGCAAGAAGAGGAAATATGACCAACGTAATAGTACATGATGTGGATCGTATGATCGAAAAGTGGTTTTCTTGGGAGTTCTTCTGTGAAGAGAATTTGGTTTCTTCTAAAGGTAGATTTTGGAATTTTCATATCGCCAAAGAGGTCAATTCTACAAGGTTCTGCAATGCATAG
- the LOC108209665 gene encoding TITAN-like protein isoform X2 produces the protein MNPRIHHRNAAPVKMKKKVKEEKNEYELCKVCKINHNLGRRHNFYPNHIKSLSSFLSRFQTKLSDVRFFLKNPTILLPEHAARNRLWCVFCDFELDEIDSSFACANAINHLASADHLKSVKDFLWRYGGGMDRIDSFRIVELDLAKWEKKCKLLNEAANNGSQRLLTGPVNDIHNELNSENFYNCDRNTIHNLNSSFTNGVVPLQNHTLEEYQVSGIAEFDGHVHGANSCTSTSSGTQFGYMDNQHASILNGRIGSHPNGGVIQHERTNGERSFQGLQKLHRVPSIAGDNATGNVHSGGPPPWFSSTDKNLPNDKQRSGKSSKLNPKRVGAAWAERRKMEMEMEKRGEIVTTKFDSSWLPDFGRVWQSGSRKESKKEFQVEINTSHKDESQAVTPAELQPYVSIRQRTGK, from the exons ATGAACCCTAGAATTCATCACCGCAACGCCGCGCcggtgaagatgaagaagaaggtTAAGGAGGAGAAGAATGAATACGAGTTGTGTAAAGTTTGTAAAATAAATCACAACCTAGGTCGACGCCACAACTTTTACCCAAACCACATCAAATCTCTCTCCTCTTTTCTCTCTCGTTTCCAAACAAAGCTTTCCGATGTGCGTTTCTTTCTCAAAAACCCTACAATTCTTCTCCCTGAACATGCCGCTCGCAATCGTCTCTGGTGCGTCTTCTGCGATTTTGAACTTGACGAAATTGATAGTTCCTTCGCTTG TGCTAATGCAATTAACCATCTGGCAAGTGCTGATCATCTGAAGAGTGTAAAGGATTTTCTCTGGAGATATGGTGGTGGGATGGACCGCATAGATTCTTTTCGTATTGTTGAACTGGATCTGGCCAAG TGGGAGAAAAAGTGCAAATTGTTGAATGAAGCTGCTAATAACGGATCCCAAAGACTTCTTACAGGACCTGTGAATGATATCCACAATGAACTGAACTctgaaaatttttataattgtgaCAGAAATACTATCCATAATTTAAATTCCAGCTTTACAAATGGTGTTGTACCTTTACAAAATCACACACTTGAGGAATATCAGGTATCTGGAATCGCTGAATTTGATGGTCATGTACATGGTGCTAATTCTTGTACCAGCACAAGCTCAGGCACACAATTTG GTTACATGGATAACCAGCATGCTAGTATTTTAAATGGTAGGATTGGAAGTCATCCAAATGGTGGG GTAATCCAACATGAAAGAACAAACGGCGAGAGAAGTTTTCAGG GTCTGCAGAAGCTTCATCGAGTTCCGTCCATAGCAGGTGACAACGCAACAGGAAATGTTCATTCTGGAGGACCCCCTCCATGGTTTAGTTCGACTGATAAAAATCTACCCAATGATAAACAGAGATCAG GGAAGTCCTCTAAATTGAATCCTAAAAGGGTTGGAGCCGCTTGGGCAGAAAGGAGAaagatggagatggagatggagaaGAGAGGAGAGATTGTAACAACTAAATTTGATTCTAGTTGGCTCCCTGATTTTGGTAGAGTTTGGCAGTCCGGTAGCCGCAAGGAATCTAAGAAAGAATTCCAAGTGGAGATCAATACATCCCACAAGGATGAAAGTCAAGCTGTGACGCCAGCTGAGTTGCAGCCTTATGTCAGCATACGACAG CGGACAGGCAAATGA
- the LOC108208352 gene encoding protein indeterminate-domain 16, producing MDIEEDHQELQLLPSPNYTTSSSLHAPRWPSELYSYINYRSDNKFEALSLDLQLSVPDGAERVKWQATEQTRLAALEKAYVERVRDLTRREMEMAQSEFSRARLMWERAREEVEQAERLKRKAIRWINPTCMEITCQSCRQKFRS from the coding sequence ATGGACATCGAAGAAGATCACCAGGAACTTCAACTTCTACCTTCGCCTAACTACACCACATCTTCTTCCTTACACGCACCTAGGTGGCCATCAGAATTATATTCATACATAAACTACCGATCAGACAACAAATTTGAAGCACTGTCTTTAGATCTTCAATTATCGGTCCCTGACGGAGCAGAGAGAGTAAAATGGCAAGCAACGGAGCAGACTCGATTAGCAGCATTGGAGAAGGCTTATGTGGAACGCGTGAGGGATCTAACCCGAAGAGAAATGGAGATGGCTCAGTCCGAATTTTCGAGAGCTAGGCTCATGTGGGAGAGAGCAAGAGAAGAGGTGGAACAGGCGGAGAGATTGAAACGCAAGGCCATTCGTTGGATTAATCCTACGTGCATGGAGATTACGTGCCAATCTTGCCGGCAAAAGTTCCGATCTTAA
- the LOC108209665 gene encoding TITAN-like protein isoform X3, translated as MNPRIHHRNAAPVKMKKKVKEEKNEYELCKVCKINHNLGRRHNFYPNHIKSLSSFLSRFQTKLSDVRFFLKNPTILLPEHAARNRLWCVFCDFELDEIDSSFACANAINHLASADHLKSVKDFLWRYGGGMDRIDSFRIVELDLAKWEKKCKLLNEAANNGSQRLLTGPVNDIHNELNSENFYNCDRNTIHNLNSSFTNGVVPLQNHTLEEYQVSGIAEFDGHVHGANSCTSTSSGTQFGYMDNQHASILNGRIGSHPNGGGYLPLGLFLVKSCTADLIQLGLVFYNPIMFLCVYTLFCLYLLDFKLVSCNILGKKLLFDFCKAFNFIDVDETGNPT; from the exons ATGAACCCTAGAATTCATCACCGCAACGCCGCGCcggtgaagatgaagaagaaggtTAAGGAGGAGAAGAATGAATACGAGTTGTGTAAAGTTTGTAAAATAAATCACAACCTAGGTCGACGCCACAACTTTTACCCAAACCACATCAAATCTCTCTCCTCTTTTCTCTCTCGTTTCCAAACAAAGCTTTCCGATGTGCGTTTCTTTCTCAAAAACCCTACAATTCTTCTCCCTGAACATGCCGCTCGCAATCGTCTCTGGTGCGTCTTCTGCGATTTTGAACTTGACGAAATTGATAGTTCCTTCGCTTG TGCTAATGCAATTAACCATCTGGCAAGTGCTGATCATCTGAAGAGTGTAAAGGATTTTCTCTGGAGATATGGTGGTGGGATGGACCGCATAGATTCTTTTCGTATTGTTGAACTGGATCTGGCCAAG TGGGAGAAAAAGTGCAAATTGTTGAATGAAGCTGCTAATAACGGATCCCAAAGACTTCTTACAGGACCTGTGAATGATATCCACAATGAACTGAACTctgaaaatttttataattgtgaCAGAAATACTATCCATAATTTAAATTCCAGCTTTACAAATGGTGTTGTACCTTTACAAAATCACACACTTGAGGAATATCAGGTATCTGGAATCGCTGAATTTGATGGTCATGTACATGGTGCTAATTCTTGTACCAGCACAAGCTCAGGCACACAATTTG GTTACATGGATAACCAGCATGCTAGTATTTTAAATGGTAGGATTGGAAGTCATCCAAATGGTGGG GGGTATTTACCACTGGGCCTTTTTCTTGTTAAATCCTGCACTGCAGACCTAATACAATTGGGTTTGGTTTTCTATAATCCTATAATGTTTTTATGTGTCTACACCTTATTCTGTCTGTATTTGCTGGATTTTAAACTCGTATCTTGCAATATACTTGGCAAAAAGTTGCTGTTTGACTTCTGCAAAGCATTTAATTTCATTGATGTAGATGAAACAGGTAATCCAACATGA
- the LOC108209665 gene encoding TITAN-like protein isoform X1, whose amino-acid sequence MNPRIHHRNAAPVKMKKKVKEEKNEYELCKVCKINHNLGRRHNFYPNHIKSLSSFLSRFQTKLSDVRFFLKNPTILLPEHAARNRLWCVFCDFELDEIDSSFACANAINHLASADHLKSVKDFLWRYGGGMDRIDSFRIVELDLAKWEKKCKLLNEAANNGSQRLLTGPVNDIHNELNSENFYNCDRNTIHNLNSSFTNGVVPLQNHTLEEYQVSGIAEFDGHVHGANSCTSTSSGTQFGYMDNQHASILNGRIGSHPNGGMKQVIQHERTNGERSFQGLQKLHRVPSIAGDNATGNVHSGGPPPWFSSTDKNLPNDKQRSGKSSKLNPKRVGAAWAERRKMEMEMEKRGEIVTTKFDSSWLPDFGRVWQSGSRKESKKEFQVEINTSHKDESQAVTPAELQPYVSIRQRTGK is encoded by the exons ATGAACCCTAGAATTCATCACCGCAACGCCGCGCcggtgaagatgaagaagaaggtTAAGGAGGAGAAGAATGAATACGAGTTGTGTAAAGTTTGTAAAATAAATCACAACCTAGGTCGACGCCACAACTTTTACCCAAACCACATCAAATCTCTCTCCTCTTTTCTCTCTCGTTTCCAAACAAAGCTTTCCGATGTGCGTTTCTTTCTCAAAAACCCTACAATTCTTCTCCCTGAACATGCCGCTCGCAATCGTCTCTGGTGCGTCTTCTGCGATTTTGAACTTGACGAAATTGATAGTTCCTTCGCTTG TGCTAATGCAATTAACCATCTGGCAAGTGCTGATCATCTGAAGAGTGTAAAGGATTTTCTCTGGAGATATGGTGGTGGGATGGACCGCATAGATTCTTTTCGTATTGTTGAACTGGATCTGGCCAAG TGGGAGAAAAAGTGCAAATTGTTGAATGAAGCTGCTAATAACGGATCCCAAAGACTTCTTACAGGACCTGTGAATGATATCCACAATGAACTGAACTctgaaaatttttataattgtgaCAGAAATACTATCCATAATTTAAATTCCAGCTTTACAAATGGTGTTGTACCTTTACAAAATCACACACTTGAGGAATATCAGGTATCTGGAATCGCTGAATTTGATGGTCATGTACATGGTGCTAATTCTTGTACCAGCACAAGCTCAGGCACACAATTTG GTTACATGGATAACCAGCATGCTAGTATTTTAAATGGTAGGATTGGAAGTCATCCAAATGGTGGG ATGAAACAGGTAATCCAACATGAAAGAACAAACGGCGAGAGAAGTTTTCAGG GTCTGCAGAAGCTTCATCGAGTTCCGTCCATAGCAGGTGACAACGCAACAGGAAATGTTCATTCTGGAGGACCCCCTCCATGGTTTAGTTCGACTGATAAAAATCTACCCAATGATAAACAGAGATCAG GGAAGTCCTCTAAATTGAATCCTAAAAGGGTTGGAGCCGCTTGGGCAGAAAGGAGAaagatggagatggagatggagaaGAGAGGAGAGATTGTAACAACTAAATTTGATTCTAGTTGGCTCCCTGATTTTGGTAGAGTTTGGCAGTCCGGTAGCCGCAAGGAATCTAAGAAAGAATTCCAAGTGGAGATCAATACATCCCACAAGGATGAAAGTCAAGCTGTGACGCCAGCTGAGTTGCAGCCTTATGTCAGCATACGACAG CGGACAGGCAAATGA